Sequence from the Lysobacter capsici genome:
AGGTTTCGGCGTCGAGCGACTTCAACTCTCCCAGTTGGCCGCGGATCTGATCGCCGAACTCCTTTTCGTCCAGCCCGGTCTTGCATTTGAAATCAACGGTGACCAGGTCCATCTCGACCTTGGGCTTGGCCACGTCGACTTCGGTGCCGGGGTTGATCTTGGCGCTGATGTGAATGGTCTGGGTCTTGCCGCTGCCGGCCTTGACCGAGGAGGTCAGTTCCGTCATCCGGTATTTCTTCTTGATCACGCCGAGCTTCTTGTCGAGCTTCTTCGCCGCGATGGTCTTGTCCTTGGCCAGGGTGGTGGCCTCGGCGACGGCGCGCTTGAGGTCGGCCAGTTTCTCCGTGTCGGTACGCTTGTCGTCTTCCTTCTTCCCGGTCAACTTGCCGAACAGCTTCTTGACGAAATCCGCGGCTTTCTTGAGCACCTTGTCGATCGCCTGATCGACCTTGGCCTGCACCTTGGTGATGAAGCCCTTGATCTTGGCGCTGATCCCGCCCAGGCCGATCAGCGCGGCCAGGAAGCCGATCAGGATCGGCACCGCGTTGCCCAGCGCCTGTTCGACCTTGCTGATCGCGCCGCCGATCGAGCCGGTGGCGATGGCGTGGATCGAGTTGATCACCGACTCGACGAATTCCATGATCTGCGCGGCGCGTTCGATCACGAACATCACCACGTTGATGATCATCATGATCGCCTGGATGATCGCGCCGGCCGGGTTGAACATCGACACGACCTTGGCCACGGCCTTCTGCACGATGGTGGTGACGATCCAGTCCTGGATCGCGCCGATCACCATCTCCTTCAGGTTCGACAGGTCGCCCTTGATCTGTTCCCACAGCGCGGCCGGGCCGCCGCCGATCAGGGTCTGCAGGTAACCGACCAGTTTCTCGATCACCGTCACCGCGGTCGGGCCGAGCAGCTTCACCGCCTTGGCGCGCATGCGGTCGTAGGTGATGCCGAGCACGCCGAGCACCAGCTTGAGGATCGAGACCAGCGACAGATCGCCGGGGATCTCGATGCCGGCGCTGGCGAGCGCGCCGAACAGCCACTTCATGAAGCCTTTCTTGAGATGGTCCCAGATTCTGCCGGCGAACGCTGCGAAGCCGCCCTTGACCGCGGCGATCAGGTTGGACAGGAAGCCGCCGGGGTTGTCGAGGATCAGGTCGATGGTGTCCTGGCCCTTGCGCAGGATGCCCATCAGCTTGTCCTTGAATTCCATCAAGGCCTTGGCGACTTCGGCGATCTTTTCCTTGGCCTGGGTGACCAGGCCCTTGTTCGCGTCCTGGATCGCCTTGAGCGCTTCGTCAGCCTTGTCGAAGGCTTCCTTGTACTTCTGCGCGAGGCCTTCGGCGAGCTGCTGTTTCTTGTCTTCGATCCCGGACTTGAGTTCGCCGAACTTGTCGGCGTACTCGGCGGTGAGCTGCGCGCCGCGCGCGCGCACCGCCGGCGACAGCGCGGCCTGCGCGGCGGCGATCTTGCCCTGGGCCAGGGCGACATCGTTCTTGGCCGCGGCCAGTTCGCGCTCGACCAGATTGGCGACCTTGACCGCCAATGCGTCCATCGCCGAGGTGAACAGCTTGCGTCCGGCCTCGTAGAAGCGGTTGACCTCCGGCGGCAGGTCGAGGATCTGGTCCTTGATCCACAGCAGCGAGCCGCCGGGCATCAGCAGGTAGCGCTCGAGCTTGTACTTGAACAGCGCGTCCTCGACATAGCTCTTCATGCTGTTCAAGGCCGCGTCGGTGCCTTGATCGAACATGGTGTTGACGGTGGTGTCCAGCGTCTCCAGGCGTTTGTCGACCGCGGCCTTGGCGGTGTTGAAGGTGGTGACGACGAAGTTGGTGAACTTGCTCAGTTCCAGTTCTTCGCGCGCCTTCTGCTGTTCCTGCTTGGACGCGACCTTGGCCTTGCTGCCGCCCTTGGTCGCCAGCAGGCTGCTCACGCCTTTGCCGGCGACGCCCTTGGCCTGCGCGCCGGCCTTGCCGAGCGTCGCCGCTTCGCGGCCGCGGTATTGCGCCGGACCGGCGTCGGCTTGTTTGTGCACGGCTTTTTCCGCGCTCATCACCGCCGAGAAACGCGGGTCGTTGGCGTTGGTCAGGCGGGTTTCGGTCTGCTTGGTCGCTTTCTTGGCGTCGGCGACCTCGGTCTTGCTGTCCTCCAGCGAGACTTCCGCGGCCGGCTTGGGCGCGGGCATGGCCGCGGCGGCGTCGATCTGCGGCGTGGGCGCGGCGGGTTCGGGCGGAATCGGCGTGACCGGTTTGGCGGCGACGCCGGCTTCCGACGGCGCGGCGCTCGAGTTCTGCTTGAGGTCGCCGGTCGCGGCCTGTTTCTGATTGCCCACTTCGCCCTTGAGCGAGCTCTTGATGTCGTTGCCCGAGCCGCCCTTCATGAATTTTTCGGTGTCGCCCAGGGTCTTGGGCATCACCTTTTCGATTTCCGCGCGCAGCATCGACAGGAAGCTGGCGGTCTGCGGCTTGGGCGTGTCGCTTTGTTCGAGCTTGTCGACCTGCTTGGCGCGCGCGCCGGCGGCTTTTTCGTTGGCCGGGCCCTTGGCGGCCTTGGCCGATTCGTCGGACTTGCGCGACGGCGGCGGGTGTTGCTTGAGCTTGCGGGTGTCGGCCTCGAGCTTGGACACCACGCGTTTATAGCGCGGATCGGAGCGCGGATCGGCTCGCCTGGCGATGCGCGCGACGGCCATGGATCAGGCGCCCGGAACCGAACGTGCGGTCGAGCGTGCGATCGAGGGCGCAATTGGGCGCGGCTCGCGTTCGGCCACGCGCATCGGGCAGTTGCCGCCGATCTTGCGGTACTCGCGCGCCAGCGCGGCCTGCAGGTGCGCGGTGCCGACCGGTCCGCCGCTGCGCAGGGCGAGCAGGCGCGCGTGCACGACCACGTTGCGCCACTGGCCGCCGCTGAGCGCGCAGCGGCTGGCCGCGTCCTGCAGCCAGGCCTCATCGCAGTCGCTGTCGCCCAGGTGCAGGCGCACGATTTCGTAGCGCCGCCACGCGTCGGGCGCGCGGAAGTTGATCACCACGTCCATGCGCCGGGCGAAGGCGCGATCGATGCGGTCGGCGGCGTTGCTGGTGACCACCAGGATGCCTTCGAACGATTCGATCCGTTGCAGCAGGAAATTGGTTTCCAGATTGGCGTAGCGGTCGTGCGAGGAGCCGACGTCGGTGCGGTTGGCCATCAGCGCGTCGCCTTCGTCGAGCAGCAGCACCACATCGAGTTCCTCGGCGGCGCTGAGCGCGCGGTCGAGGTTCTTCTCGGTTTCGCCGAGGTATTTGTTGACCGCCGAGGCCAGGTCGATGCGGTATACGTCCTTGCCCAATTCGACCGCGAGCATGCGCGCGGCCAGGGTCTTGCCGGTGCCGCTGGGGCCGGCGAACAAGGCGCGCACGCCGACCCCGCCCAGCGCGACCGTGGCCGAGGCGCCGGCCAGCGGTTCGCGCCATTGGCAACGGGTGACCAAAGCATCGATCTCGTCGCGGGTGAGGTCGTCGACGATCAGTTCGCTCAGCGAACCCTCAGCCGGCAATCGCGTCGCCAGCGTGTCCAGGCGCGCGGTCGGCAAGCCGCGACAGGCGCGGCGCAGGTCCTCGCGCAGCGGTTGCTCGCGTTGCGCCAGTCGCGCGAACGCGCTCGCGCTGGCCGCGACTTGACGCAGATGGCCGCTCGACAGACGCCGCCATCCGGCCAGTTCGCTCAAGCTTTGCGTCGACGCCTGCGGCAGGCATGCGCGCCAATGCGCCAGACGCTGGGTCGGGTCGGGCAGCGGCAATTCGACGTCCAGCACCGGCCGATTGCCGGCGCAGGACCAAGCGCCTTGCCGATTGGTGACCACCAGCAAGGGCGCGTCGACCAGGGGCAAGGCGGCCAGTTGCCGGGTTTCGCCGGGAACCGAATCGGCTTCGATCGCCGGCACCGCGTCGAGCATCGCCGCCAGCACGCCGAACAAGCGCCAGCGGCTTTCGTCTTCGAACACGCCCGCATCGGCCCACAGCAGATCCTTGCCGAGCGCTTGCGCGAGCACGCCGGCCAGGGTCTTGCGGCCGTTGCGGACCGCGCCGCGAATTAGCAGGGTCGGCGCCGCCGCGTCGTTGCGCAGCGCCTGCAACAGCAGCTCGCAATGCAGGTCCTCGTTGGGCGCGATGTAATCGTGCGGCCGCGGCAGCTGCGCGTGCGGCAGATGCCGCAGCCAGCGGGTCGCGCTGAGTTCGCCGCGCAATCCGTCCCAGACGGCCAACTGCACCGTCGGCGTCCAGTCCGGTCGCGGCGCGTCCTGATTGGGCAATTGCAGCAGGCCCAGTTCGATCAGTTTGTGCAGCGAACGCCGCACCGGATCGACGCTGTCGCCGCCGTCGTGGTTGCGCCACCAGGCCATCAACAGGCCGAAGCTGGGGCGGCCGTCGCGGCGCAGGCCGGCGTCGAATCCGCCGTGCCGATCCTGCGCCTGATCGCGTTGGGCGTGTTCGAACAGGGCGCCGAAACGCGGGTCTTCCTCGATCAGGCCGACCGCGAGCAGCAGTTCCAGGTCCAGGGCGCTCAGGCCGGCGCGTTGCAGGGCGAGCAGCGGCAGGGTCGTTTGTCCGTCGTGCGCGGCGTGCTCCCAGGCGCTCAGCGCCGCGCGCCAGTGCAGCGCGGGCGCATCGAAGTGGCCCAGCGTGCTTTCGATTTCCTCGGCATAGTCGGCGAGGAACGGGTGCAACTGTATCGCCGTATCGACATCCTCGGCGCAGGCTTCGATCAGGGTCGCGATCACCGCATACAAGGCGAGCTTGAGGTGTTGGTCGGGGCGATAGGGGCGGTCGGCGAAGACATCGGCGGCGGACGCGGCGGGCAGGGGGTTCATGCGCGGTCTCCAGCGCGGTCGGCGCGGTCGGGGTTGATCGTGTCGAAGCCGGCGGCGTCGAAATGGAAGCGGATGCTGCGCCCGGCCGCGGGGATCCAGCCCGGATCGCGATCCAGGCCGGCGATGCGCAGCGACAGCGGCAGGCTCGCCAGCGACAGATGCACGTCGATGTGGGTGAGGTCGCAGCGCAGGCGTGCGTGGTGGCGGCAGACCTGCGCAGGAAGATCGGCGTCGTGCGCATCCAGGCCGAGTGCGCGCGCGATGCGCGCACGCAGGTACGGCAACTGGCGATCGAGCCAACGTTGCGCCGGCCGGCGCGATCCGGCTCGCGATGGCGAGCGCACAATGCGATGCAGCGTGGCGCCGCGCAGATGCTCGCGCGTGGCGCACAGGTACGCGGCTTGAGCAGCGGGCGACAGCTCGCGATCGCGCGGCTGATCGAACACGACGAAGCCCTGCGGATGCCACAGACGCAGTCGGCCCGCGTCGGCGCGATAGCCGAGGCGATCGATTTCGCCCCAGGGCCGCAGCCAGGCGTCCGGCATGGATGTGTCACGGCCGGGATCGAAATCGTCGCCGGGCCGTTGATTTGCGCCGCGGCCAGCTAATTTCGCCAACAGGGCATCCAGCGGATCGCTACGGAACGAAGCGCCGAACCAGACGCGTCCTATCATCGCCAGCCAGTCCCATGGCGAAAGCGCGATGCCCGGTGTGCGTGGCGAGGTGAAGTCGCCGTACAGCTCGAGGGCCAGGGCGACGTTGAGCAGATACAACAATCCGCCGAAGTCGGTATCGATGGCGTGTGCGGTGTATTCGTTGCCGACGGACTCGGGCGACGATGGCGTCGGCGAGCCGTCGATGTGCGTCGCTGGATCGATGACGGGCGCGGAGAGGGTTTCCGTTTCGGCGGCGTCCATGTTCGCCGCGCGGTCGGACGCGCTCGGTTCGATGGTCGCTTGTGGGTCGGGGTTATTCGCCGCTACGGTTCGTGCCGCCTGCGCGGATGTCGCCGGGAGATCGGCTTGCGTCGTATTTATGCGTGCCTGGGCCGGACTGTCGGGGAATGGACGATGCGTTTCCCGATCCGGCGAAGCCGCTTCATGCGGTCGGGGTGGTACGGACACGAGCGTCTGGTTAGCGTCGACGATGCGGATCGGCGACGAAGCGCTTGCTCCCGGGCCGTGTATGGCGCGGGGCGCGGGTTCGTGGCGCTCGGGCGCAGCGGGCTCGATCGCGTTGACCGCCTGCGAATCGATCCAGCGGTGCAAGGTGTCGACGAATTCCTGGCTGCGCAGCCAGTTCGGGTCGTGCATCGCCACCCGGGCATGCGCGAGCAGGCGTTGCGCTGGCGCAAGCAGGCGGGCGTCAGGCAACTCGGGCGCGGCGGCAAGCAGCCGAGCAATGGCGCGCGGCGAGACGGAGGGTGAAGTCGAACCCTGCGCGGCGTGCGCCGCGGCGGTCGTTGATGCCTGCTCTGTCGAAGAGGTAACCGCAACATCCGGGTCAAGCCTTCCAGATGCGACATCGCCATTTCGATGGTCGAGATCCAGCGAATGCGAATGCCGTGTCGGGTATTGCACCGACGGCACCGCGTAATCGCGAATCAGCGCATCCAATCCTCGCGCCGCGTCCGGCTCGGGCAATCGCGCCAACCACGCGACCGCATCGCCGCGGGCGCACAGCATCGCCAGCAACGACACCACGCGCTCGCCATGGTCCAGCACGTGCTCGCGCAGCCATTGCGTGGGATCGCGTCCTTCGAGCACGCCGGGCCACCACCATCGCTGTGAGACCCGGCCGCGCACTGCGTCGCGGGCCAGGCAGGCGGCGAGTTCGCCGCGATCGAACCACACCGCCTCGGCCTCGGCGGCGTGTTCGTCCAGCCACGGCCGGCGCGCGTTGCGGCTGTGTTCGTGCAAGGCCTGGGTGACCGTGCGCGCCAGTGGGGTGCGCGCGCCGCGCGTGGCGACCAGCCGGCGCACCAGCAACAGGGCGCCGGCGGGCAGGCCGCGCGGCGTCCAGTCGACCGCGTCGAGCGCGCGTTCCAGCCGCAGCCGGGCGAGCAGGCGATCGCGCTCAGTGCCGCGCAGCGTGACGCTGCGCAGCTGTTTCAGATCGCGATGCGCGTCCGGCCGCATGCCGTGCTCACTTGCGCCGCAGCAGCAGGAACAGCAGCAACAGCACGATCAAGATCAGCCACCACCAGCGCTTCCACCACGGCTGGCCGGGGCCCGGCGGGACGTTGTCGATGATGTCGTTGCCGATGCTGTTGCCGGGCGTCAGGCTGCCGGCCGGCGGCACGAAGCTGTCGGGACGATAGATCGGTTCGGGCAGGAAGTGCAGCGAGACCTTCGGCGGCGTGCCGGTGAATGGAATCTGCACGGTGTAAGTACCATCCAGATTGTCCTTGGGCTTGACCGGCGCCTGGCCTTGCGCGTTGAACCAGAAGTAGTTGGCCCAGCCCGGTCCCATCTTGCCGCCGAGCACGTTCTTCGGGGTGGCGACGATGACCACCGCCTTGCCGCCATCGATCGTGACGATATTGCTGCTGTACTGAGTCTTGGCCGGATCGGGCAGCGAGCGCACATGCACGGTGCGGATCTGCTGGCGCACAAACGGGCCGCCGGATTCGGATTTGCCTTCGACCAGGAACACGAACTGGTAATGGCCTTCGAAATCGGCCGGCACCAGCGCGCTGTAGCGGCCGTCGCCGGCCTTGCTGTCGCCGTTCGCGGCGGCGCCGTTGTCGAGCAGGGTGATGGTTTCGTTGGCGTGCTTGAGCGCGTCGGGATCGGCCGCGAGCAAGGCCTTGAGCTTGAGCTGCGCCGCGCTGGCCTGATCGCCCTGCGGCGCCGATCCGCCTTGCACGGCGGCGTCGGACAGCACGTCGCCCAGGTTGTTGCCGGGCTTGACCACGAACACTTTGACTTGCGCCGCGGGCTGGGTGTTCAAGCCGAGCAAGGGCTGGTCGAGATCGTTGACCTGCGCGCTGAGCTTGATCTTGCCGCCGACCGCATATTCGGCCGCGACCGGGCCCAGCACCGAATTGACGTCGGAGTCGTCGCCCAGCAGCGACAGATTGAACGCGACCGGTTTGCCGAAGCCGCCCATGACCTGCAGCTTCCACACGCCCGCGCTTTGCGCAACGCCCACGCGCGGGAAGGCGACATTGCCGATCAGGCGGCCGCCGAGGGTCGCGGTGGAGGGAACGAAGTCGATCGGGGTCGCGCCGGCCGGCGGCGTCAGCCGCACGCGCAGCGAACCCATCGCGGCGTTCCAGTTCAGATTGAACGCCAGGCTGTGGGTGCCGGTGGTGACCGGGAAGCTGGTCTCGAACGGCGCCGATTCGGTGGTGACGTCGCTGATCACCCGCAGCGTTTCCACCGAACTGAAGCGCACCGCGTTCTGCAGCACCTGCACGAACAGGTTGGGCAGGATCGCCGCATCGTCCTCGGTGTTGAGATAGAAACCGTTGCTGGCGATCGAGGCCTGCTGGTTGATGGTCGCGTCCACCGCCACGCCGGTGCCGACGGTCACGCCGTAGATCTGCACCGGCGGCTGGTTCGGCAGCGCGACCGGGGCGCCGCCGCCGGTGGTGGTCTGCACTTGCGATCCGCTCACCTGCGCGAGCGGGTCGGTGTTCTGCTGACCGTCGCTCATCAGCAGCACGATCTTGCGATTAGGCTCCGACGGGGCCGGCGCCAAGGCTTGCGCGCCCTTGAGCAGGCCGCCGCCGATCGAGGTGGCGCCGGCCGGATTGACCGCGTTGATCGCGGTCTTCTCGGTGGTCAGGTTGAGACCGCCGAATTCCTTGAGGCCGTCGATGCCGGAGCTGGCCTGCAATTCCTTCAACCATTTGATGTCGTGATCGAAATAGACCACGCCGAGCCGATCCACCGGTCCTTGCACCGCCGGCGCGCCGCCATCGGCCGGACAGGCGACGGCGAAGTTCTGGCATTCGTTGTCGCGCAGCGCCTTCCACATGTCGATGAAGGTCGCGGCGGCTTCGTGCAACCGCACCATCTTGGTCGGCGCGCCGGGCGACGCGCTGACCGCGTCGGACATGCTGCCGGAACGATCCAGCACCATCACCGCGTCGACGCCGATCCGGCCGCCGGAGAGAATCTGCGGCGTGCCGGTGATGCTCGCGACCGGCCCGTCGTTGCGCGGTATCGGCCGGAACGCGGTGCCGCAGGCGGGATTGCCCGCGCCGACGGTCTGCTTGTCCAGGCTCTGCACCGAGGCGGCGACGATCCGCGCCGCGCCGCCGACCACGCTGACCGTCCAGGTTTCCGGAGCGAGCAGGGTGGAGGTGCAGCCGCCGCCTTCGTTCAAGTTCGAACGCAGGCGCAGCACCAGCACCAGCTTGTTGTCGGCGCCGCCGGGATCGGCGCCGGCCTGCTGCGACTTGATCACGGTCAGGCGGTCGGCGCTGACCGCGCCGGCCGGCGTGTTCGGAAAGGTTTTGAAGCAAGCGTCGTCGGGGGCGAGAAAACAGTCGTTGTTCGCGTTGGTCAGGACCATGCTTTCGGTCGCCAACGCGCCGCTGCCAGCCTCCTGCAGGTTCACCGCGATGTTGGCCGAGGTGTCCAGCTGCAAGGTGATCTTGAGCGCGCTGATCTGCAATTGCCCCGGCCCGTTGCGGTTGGGCACGGTGATGTCGAAGCTCGAGGCGGGCGCTGCGGCCGCCAGGCACGACCAGGCCGCCAGCGCGCACGCCAGCAACAATCGTGGCGCCAGGGTAGTCAATAGGGTGCTCATCGAATGGTCCTCGGAGGTTTGCGCGTGGTTCGTGCGGTGGGACGGTGCGGTGCGGATACGACGGCGGGCGATGCCGTCAGGAGGTGCGTTCCAGCGATATGCCCAGGGTCGCGGCGACGTTGGCGTTGGGCACGGTCACGCTGAGCGTCGCCGGCGCGGAATCGCCGATCGCGATGCCGTGGGCATTGGTCAGCGCCGGCATGTCGACCAGCAAGGTCGAGGGCAGCGGCGCGGTCTGGATCTGCGAGCCGGCCTTGACCACGAGCGGGAAGCTGACCTGGGCCGGGCCCGGATTGAGCACCAGGCTGACCTGGTTGTTGGCCGCCGGGGTGGCGAAATTGAGTCCGGTGATTCGCGCCTCGCGCGACGAACGCAGGATGGCGTTGCCCGATACGACATCGCGCGCGTCGCTGATGCTGGGATTGGGCGCGCCCGCCACCTGCGGCAGCAGCACATAGGGTTTCTGGTCGGTGCCCTTGGAATTGACGATGCGCACCAGCACCGACTTGGTCTGGCCCGACGGCACGCTGAGATTGGTCGGAATGGTGAAGACCAGCTGGATGTTGTTGCTGCCCGCCAGCAGCGCGGCCGGCGAGATCGGTACGCCGTCGATGGAGACGGCGTTGGTCGCCAGCGGGAAATCGAAATTGCCGAACAGGGTCAGGTTCTTGCCGATGTTCTGCTGTTGCGCCGGCGAGAAACCGGTCAGCAGCAACCCGGTCTGGGAGCCGCCGCCGTTGCCCCCGGCCAGCAACGCATCGTGCTCGTTGAGCAGCCCGATGATCCGGTTGAGCAGATCCGAAGAGATCACGTCCCCGGGGCGTACGGTGTCCAAGATCGCCATAAATCCTCCTGATCGGTTGTGCTACGCGCTTTCGCAGCAGTTCGCGTAGTTGCTGTAGTCGAAGCGCGCCATGTCGAGCCTGGGCGACGCGAAGTCGGGCAATTGGCCGCTGGCGAAGGCCAGCATCGGTTGTACGGACTGGTTGTCGTGCAGGGCCTTCGCGTTTTGCCAGGGACGCCAGACCCACAGGAATTCCCTCTGCCCCAGATCGACCGGCGCATGTTCGAGCGCGCGCTGTTGCACCGCGCCGAGCTGGCGCACGTCGATGAAGGGCGTGCCTTGTTGCGAGCCCGGGCCCGGCCGCCGCGCGATGCCGTTGAAGAACGCCGCATCGTCGAAGCCGCGCAGCGGCAGCCGTTGCAGCGGCACGATGCCGAACGGCGGCAGGTAGCGGAAATATTCGCTCGCGTTCAATGCCGCGGGCGCGCCGCTCGCCGCCAGCACGTCGCCCAGCTGCTGCTGGAACTGCGCGCACATTGCCTGCGCCTCGACCAGCCGCCGCGCACGCGCCACGAACGCGAACGAAGACAACTCGCCGGGGACCAGCGGATTGCGCTGGAACGAGAAGCCCGACAGCGCGTCGGGTTCGAGCAGCGCGCGCCGCACCGCCCAGGTGTCGACGAAGTTCAGCCCGGCCGCGGTCCAGTACACCAGCGCAATCGGGACGTCGCAGTCGCTCAATGCGCCGCTGCGCAGTTCGTCGATCAGGCCGTAGCTCGGCGGATCCACCCGCCACGGGTCGAAGGCATTGGCCTCGCGCGCTTCCACGCCGAAACAGCGGTAGGCCAGGCGATTGCGGAACAGCGGCGAGGATGGGTCGAGATCGGCGAAACGCAGGGGATTGATCGCGAGCAAGCGAAACTGCACCGCGTCGATGGTGGCGTCGGTGTTGCAACGCACGTTGGACGGGTCCAGGCCGTTGCTCGGCGCGCGGCCTTCGCTCGATTGCGCCGGCGCGATCGTCAGCACGTACACGCCTGCGCCGGCGACGTAGGTGCCGTCGGCGAGCGGGTTGCATTGCGCGAACACGCATTGGCAGCCGTCGCCGCCGTCGTCGGCATCGTAACGGCGGGTCAGGGCGACGCTGGTGTCGGCGCCCAGGCGCAGGGTCTGGCCGAGGCGGTTGATCGCAAGGCCGGCGCGCACGCGCAGCACCGGTGCGTTGGCCTGATCGAGATCGGGATCGCGCGCGGCCTCCAGGCCGAACGCCACGCCGTCGCCGATCGCCATTCCCAGGCGCGCATCGGCCTGGCGATGGGCGAGTTGTTCGCGCGCGAGGTCCTTGCCGGTCAGCAGCCGGCCGTTGAAGAAATTGACCTGGCGGATGCCGCCTTCCTTCAAGGGCTGCTGCAGTTGCAGGACATTGTCGAGAGTGCTCATGGCCGCCTCACGCTGTCGCGATCGAATGCCACTGCCCGGCGCCGTCGGCGATCAGGGTGATGGCTTTCTTCTTCTTGACCGACAATTCGGCCAGGCCGTCGATGCCGTCGCCGGACTGCGCGTCGGGTTGCAGGATCAGACTGGTGAGGTCGGCGTTCTTGACCACCACCTGGCGGCCGGCGTTGGCCGGCGTCGACGGCGGCAGGGTCAGCGCGGCCTTGCCGCCGCCGCGTCCGATCACGATCCGCGGCTGGCCTTCGAGCACGCCGTCCTGTTCGAGGAACTGCACTGGCGGCGGCAGCGGCGGTGGGTCGATCGCGAGGTTTTCGAAGGAACCTTCCGAGGACGCCTGCATCAGCGCCATCGGCCCGCCGAAGGCGTCGTCGCTGCCGGCGCAATCGCAGCCGCACAAGGCCCATTCCTGCAGCAGGCGCTGATGGATCAGATACGGGCGCGCGCTTTCGTCGAGCTGCAGGCTGGCCGGACTGCCGTCGACCTGCCACACGCCGCTGGGCGAGCCGCCGATCCAGCTGACCTGCATGGTCAGCGAGGCGAGGAACACGCAATCGCTGTCGGGATACTGCGGGCCGTGGCAGCGCATCGCCATCCACAGCGGACGCAGTTCGCTGATCCAGAAACCGAAGGCGACGCGCAGGAACTCGCATTGCTGTTCGCGCGCGATGTCCAGGCCGGGCGAACCCAGGTCGAACAGGTAATCGCCCAGGCTCTGCGCGCTGGCCGGCGGCGACAGCGGCGGCGATGCGTTCTGCGCGTCGATCCACGGTTGCACCGCGCCGCGCAATGCGGTGCGCCATCCGTTCGGATCGGGCGACAGCGGCGGGCTGGTGTCGATCACGTTGATGTTGCCGCGCAGCCAGTGGACGAAATCGCGCAGCGCTTCTTCCTCGACCTGCACCGGCGGGTGTTCGCGCAGTTCCAGGCGGAAATCGTCGGCCACGCGCGAGGGCTTCATCAGTTCGTCCTCGGAGCGGCACGGTTCGCCGGGAATCGGCACCGGCCGGGTCTGGCAGTCGGCGTAGCACAGGCCCAGGTACAGCGAGACAACGCCGGCGGTCACCACCGGCGGCGAGTTCGGCGGCAGGGTGGGATCGAGCATGCGCGCGACCATCGCCGCGTTGTCGGTCTTGGCCAGCCAGCGATTGATCAGCGCGCACTGGTCGGCCGGCACGCAGATCAGGCGCCCGCTCGGGCTCAGCGCGGAACCGGCGCTCACGTGCAGGCGCGGACCGTCGCTGCCGTCGTCCTCCATGTACACGCGCAGGCCGCTGAGCGTGCCGTAGCCGAGCGCGTCGCGCGCCAGCCATCGGTCGCGCCCGGCCAGATAGGCGAACTCCTGTTTGAAGTCGTCGACGCCGAGCACCATGCCGCGCTCGTAGTTGACGTGCTGTGCGGGGTCCGCGGGCAGGCCCGTCAGAGTGGTCACCGGTTCGTTGCAGCAGCCCATGGTTCAACTCCTG
This genomic interval carries:
- a CDS encoding AAA family ATPase, producing MNPLPAASAADVFADRPYRPDQHLKLALYAVIATLIEACAEDVDTAIQLHPFLADYAEEIESTLGHFDAPALHWRAALSAWEHAAHDGQTTLPLLALQRAGLSALDLELLLAVGLIEEDPRFGALFEHAQRDQAQDRHGGFDAGLRRDGRPSFGLLMAWWRNHDGGDSVDPVRRSLHKLIELGLLQLPNQDAPRPDWTPTVQLAVWDGLRGELSATRWLRHLPHAQLPRPHDYIAPNEDLHCELLLQALRNDAAAPTLLIRGAVRNGRKTLAGVLAQALGKDLLWADAGVFEDESRWRLFGVLAAMLDAVPAIEADSVPGETRQLAALPLVDAPLLVVTNRQGAWSCAGNRPVLDVELPLPDPTQRLAHWRACLPQASTQSLSELAGWRRLSSGHLRQVAASASAFARLAQREQPLREDLRRACRGLPTARLDTLATRLPAEGSLSELIVDDLTRDEIDALVTRCQWREPLAGASATVALGGVGVRALFAGPSGTGKTLAARMLAVELGKDVYRIDLASAVNKYLGETEKNLDRALSAAEELDVVLLLDEGDALMANRTDVGSSHDRYANLETNFLLQRIESFEGILVVTSNAADRIDRAFARRMDVVINFRAPDAWRRYEIVRLHLGDSDCDEAWLQDAASRCALSGGQWRNVVVHARLLALRSGGPVGTAHLQAALAREYRKIGGNCPMRVAEREPRPIAPSIARSTARSVPGA
- a CDS encoding choice-of-anchor X domain-containing protein, whose translation is MSTLLTTLAPRLLLACALAAWSCLAAAAPASSFDITVPNRNGPGQLQISALKITLQLDTSANIAVNLQEAGSGALATESMVLTNANNDCFLAPDDACFKTFPNTPAGAVSADRLTVIKSQQAGADPGGADNKLVLVLRLRSNLNEGGGCTSTLLAPETWTVSVVGGAARIVAASVQSLDKQTVGAGNPACGTAFRPIPRNDGPVASITGTPQILSGGRIGVDAVMVLDRSGSMSDAVSASPGAPTKMVRLHEAAATFIDMWKALRDNECQNFAVACPADGGAPAVQGPVDRLGVVYFDHDIKWLKELQASSGIDGLKEFGGLNLTTEKTAINAVNPAGATSIGGGLLKGAQALAPAPSEPNRKIVLLMSDGQQNTDPLAQVSGSQVQTTTGGGAPVALPNQPPVQIYGVTVGTGVAVDATINQQASIASNGFYLNTEDDAAILPNLFVQVLQNAVRFSSVETLRVISDVTTESAPFETSFPVTTGTHSLAFNLNWNAAMGSLRVRLTPPAGATPIDFVPSTATLGGRLIGNVAFPRVGVAQSAGVWKLQVMGGFGKPVAFNLSLLGDDSDVNSVLGPVAAEYAVGGKIKLSAQVNDLDQPLLGLNTQPAAQVKVFVVKPGNNLGDVLSDAAVQGGSAPQGDQASAAQLKLKALLAADPDALKHANETITLLDNGAAANGDSKAGDGRYSALVPADFEGHYQFVFLVEGKSESGGPFVRQQIRTVHVRSLPDPAKTQYSSNIVTIDGGKAVVIVATPKNVLGGKMGPGWANYFWFNAQGQAPVKPKDNLDGTYTVQIPFTGTPPKVSLHFLPEPIYRPDSFVPPAGSLTPGNSIGNDIIDNVPPGPGQPWWKRWWWLILIVLLLLFLLLRRK
- a CDS encoding polymorphic toxin type 15 domain-containing protein codes for the protein MAVARIARRADPRSDPRYKRVVSKLEADTRKLKQHPPPSRKSDESAKAAKGPANEKAAGARAKQVDKLEQSDTPKPQTASFLSMLRAEIEKVMPKTLGDTEKFMKGGSGNDIKSSLKGEVGNQKQAATGDLKQNSSAAPSEAGVAAKPVTPIPPEPAAPTPQIDAAAAMPAPKPAAEVSLEDSKTEVADAKKATKQTETRLTNANDPRFSAVMSAEKAVHKQADAGPAQYRGREAATLGKAGAQAKGVAGKGVSSLLATKGGSKAKVASKQEQQKAREELELSKFTNFVVTTFNTAKAAVDKRLETLDTTVNTMFDQGTDAALNSMKSYVEDALFKYKLERYLLMPGGSLLWIKDQILDLPPEVNRFYEAGRKLFTSAMDALAVKVANLVERELAAAKNDVALAQGKIAAAQAALSPAVRARGAQLTAEYADKFGELKSGIEDKKQQLAEGLAQKYKEAFDKADEALKAIQDANKGLVTQAKEKIAEVAKALMEFKDKLMGILRKGQDTIDLILDNPGGFLSNLIAAVKGGFAAFAGRIWDHLKKGFMKWLFGALASAGIEIPGDLSLVSILKLVLGVLGITYDRMRAKAVKLLGPTAVTVIEKLVGYLQTLIGGGPAALWEQIKGDLSNLKEMVIGAIQDWIVTTIVQKAVAKVVSMFNPAGAIIQAIMMIINVVMFVIERAAQIMEFVESVINSIHAIATGSIGGAISKVEQALGNAVPILIGFLAALIGLGGISAKIKGFITKVQAKVDQAIDKVLKKAADFVKKLFGKLTGKKEDDKRTDTEKLADLKRAVAEATTLAKDKTIAAKKLDKKLGVIKKKYRMTELTSSVKAGSGKTQTIHISAKINPGTEVDVAKPKVEMDLVTVDFKCKTGLDEKEFGDQIRGQLGELKSLDAETFLKRRSDFKNRLAEQKKAKKKSPQGRDPAGDRLAAIHREKKIQEKALQLKKDNPALDAATALAQARTWAESKAVIHKLDQIAGGSGKEIEEELGDARIDFSIGAQWRSKNRIGLIEAGAEKIPADARPDVTLNVSLTVNTKAVI